AATCCTCGAGCTCGTCCGCGAACGCGGCTATGTCAGCATCGAGGAAATGGCGCAGCTGTTCGTCGTCACCCCGCAGACCATCCGCCGCGATATCAACCAGCTCGCTGAAGCCAATCTGCTACGCCGCTATCACGGCGGCGCGGCCTACGACTCGAGCATCGAGAACACCGCCTACGCCATGCGCGCCGACCAGATGCGCGACGAGAAGCAGCGCATTGCCGAAGCTGTGGCGCGGCAGATTCCGGACCATGCCTCGCTGTTCATCAACATCGGTACCACCACCGAATCCATCGCCCGCGCCCTGCTCAACCACAATCAACTGAAAGTCATCACCAACAACCTGCATGTGGCGGCGATCCTGGCAGCCAAGGACGATTTCGAAGTGCTGGTAGCCGGTGGCACGGTGCGCCGCGACGGCGGCGTGGTCGGCCAGGCCAGCGTGGACTTCATCAACCAGTTCAAGGTCGATTTCGCCGTAGTCGGCATCAGCGGGATCGATGAGGACGGCAGCCTGCTGGACTTCGACTACCAGGAGGTGCGGGTATCCCAGGCGATCATCGCCAATGCCCGCCAGGTACTCCTAGCCGCGGACTCGAGCAAGTTTGGGCGTAATGCGATGGTGCGCCTCGGTTCGATCAGTCTGGTCGATTGCCTGGTGACCGATCAGGCGCCATCCCCGGCGCTCACCCAACTGCTCAACCAGCACAAGATTCGCCTCGACGTGGTTTGAGGGGGCAGTAACTCGCCGCTGCGATCAGGCGGCGCTCGATTGCACCGCCCTGTAAAACCCGGGGCCGGTCTCCCTGCTTTTTCGAAAATGTTCATTATTCTGTCATCCGATCAGTTTTTTCTATAAAGACTGGCTGGCAGCCGCCTGTTCATTGCGCTAGTATTTTCGAAAACGAACATAGATGTTCGCATTCGATGCGAACGCCCCAGGAGGCCTTGCCCGTGTCCCAGCCCGTTTCGTCCCAGCCACCCCTGCACGACTGCTACGACCTCGCCGTGATCGGCGGTGGCATCAATGGCGTAGGCATCGCTGCCGATGCTGCCGGACGCGGCCTCAAGGTGTTCCTTTGTGAAAAAGACGACCTGGCCCAGCACACCTCCTCAGCCAGCAGCAAGCTGATCCACGGCGGCCTGCGTTACCTGGAGCATTATGAGTTCCGCCTGGTGCGTGAAGCCCTGGCCGAGCGCGAAGTGCTGCTGGCCAAGGCTCCGCACATCGTCAAGCCGATGCGCTTCGTGTTGCCGCACCGTCCGCACCTGCGCCCGGCCTGGATGATCCGCGCCGGACTGTTCCTCTACGACCACCTGGGCAAACGCAAGCACCTGGGCGCCTCTCGCGGCCTGCGCTTCGGCCCGGGGTACCCGCTCAAGCCGGCCATCAGCCGCGGCTTCGAATACGCCGACTGCGCCGTCGATGACGCTCGCCTGGTGGTGCTCAACGCCATGGCTGCCCGTGAAAAAGGTGCGCACATTCACACCCGTACCCGCTGCTTGCGAGCAGAACGGGTAGACGGCCTGTGGCAGGTGGAACTGCAGCATGCCGACGGCAGTGTGCAGACGCTTCGCGCCCGGGCCCTGGTCAACGCCGCTGGCCCTTGGGTCGCCAGCTTCATCAAGGACGACCTCAAGCTTGACGCGCCGTACGGCATCCGCCTGATCCAGGGCAGCCACCTGATCGTTCCGCGCCTGTACGAAGGCGAACACGCCTACATCCTGCAGAACGAAGATCAGCGGATCGTTTTCTGCATCCCTTACCTGGACCGCTTCACCCTGATCGGTACCACCGATCGGGAATACAGCGGCGACCCGGCCAAGGTGGCGATCACCGAGCAGGAAACCGACTATCTGCTCAAGGTGGTCAATGAGCACTTCAACCACCAGCTCAGCCACACCGACATCCTGCACACCTATTCCGGGGTGCGCCCACTGTGCAACGACGAATCGGACAACCCGTCCGCGGTCACCCGTGACTACACGCTGGCACTGTCCGCCGCCGAGAACGAGGCGCCACTGCTATCGGTATTCGGCGGCAAATTGACCACCTATCGCAAACTGGCTGAATCGGCCATGGCCGAATTGCAGCCATTCTTCACCCAGATGCACGGTAGCTGGACTGCCGGCGCGCCGTTGCCAGGCGGTGAAAACATGACCACCGCGCCAGCGCTGGTCGAGGCCCTGGTGGCGCGCCATGCGTGGCTACCACTGGATATCGCCAAGCGCTGGGCCACGACTTATGGCAGCCGTGTCTGGCGCCTGCTCGAAGGTGTCGATAGCCCCGAGGATCTCGGGCAGTCCATGGGTGGTGGCTTGTTCACTCGCGAAGTCGACTACCTCTGCGCCGAGGAATGGGCCACGACTGCGCACGACATCCTTTGGCGCCGTACCAAGTTGGGCCTGTTCACCAGCAGTACCGAGCAGCAGGCATTGAGCGACTATCTGGCACAAGCGAACAAGGCGCAGATCCGCGCCGCCTGAAGCGCTCTGAGGTCGGGTTGCATGGCCATGCATCCCGACCTTTTTCATATCCCACCCGTTCGGATTTCCGAACAAGGCCCTAGCACTCATCCGGAAAGCCGGACAGCACACGCGCTCTCAAAAGCATCAAAAAAGATTAATCCCCAGCATTTTCGCGGCGTTATGATCGACATCAGAGCTTGGCACGACTCATGCTCTACACTTGGTAGCCGAATGCACCACGCTTCATGCTGTATTCGTTGAACGAAAGAGTCCGCCAACGGCTCCATAAAAAAAACAAACACGTCGAGGAAAATTTGATGCGCATCGTTCGTCAATTGCTGGGCGCCGCCATCGCGGCCGCTGTCATCGCATCGCCGGTCATGGCTGAAGAGCTGACCGGAACCCTGAAGAAGATCAAGGATTCGGGCACCATCACTCTGGGCCACCGCGACTCCTCCATCCCGTTCTCCTACCTGGCCGGCAAACCGGAACCGGTAGGCTACTCCCACGACATCCAGCTGGCCGTCGTCGAAGCCCTGAAAAAGCAACTGGGCACCGACATCAAGGTCAAGTACAACCTCGTCACCTCGCAGACCCGCATCCCGCTGGTGCAGAACGGCACCGTGGATCTGGAGTGCGGCTCTACCACCAACAACGTCGAGCGCCAGCAGCAAGTCGGCTTCTCGGTAGGCATCTTCGAGGTCGGCACCCGTCTGCTGACCAAGGTCAAGGATGGCCAGCCATCCTATAAAGACTTCGCCGACCTGGCCGGCAAGAACGTAGTGACCACCGCCGGCACTACCTCCGAGCGCATCCTCAAGGCGATGAACGCCGACAAGCAGATGAAGATGAACGTGATCTCCGCCAAGGACCACGGTGAAGCCTTCAACATGCTCGAAAGCGGCCGCGCCGTGGCCTTCATGATGGACGACGCGCTGCTGGCCGGTGAAATGGCCAAGGCCAAGAAGCCAGCCGATTGGGTCATCACCGGCACGCCACAGTCGTACGAAATCTACGGCTGCATGGTGCGCAAGGATGATGCTGCGTTCAAGAAAGCGGTCGACGAAGCCATCGTCGCCTACTTCAAGTCGGGTGAAGTCAACAAGAGCTACGACAAGTGGTTCCAGCAACCGATTCCACCAAAGGGCCTGAACCTGCAGTTCCCAATGAGTGACGAGCTGAAGCAGCTGATCGCCGAGCCGACCGACAAGGCGGCGGACGAGAAGAAGTCCTGACCTCCGGCAGATAGTGACCTGAAGCGCATCCGCGCGAATCCATCCAACAGGTCACCTAGTTAGTGTCTAACCTTTACATCCGAGGGCGTCGAACGCCCCCGGATGTATCGAGGTGCCCGTGAAACAACCGTCTGAGGGGAAATCCCGATGAATTACAACTGGGACTGGGGCGTGTTCTTCAAGTCCACCGGCGTGGGCAGCGAGACCTATCTGGACTGGTACATCACCGGTCTGGGCTGGACCATCGCCATCGCCATCTCCGCCTGGATCATCGCCTTGCTGCTGGGCTCGCTGCTCGGCGTGATGCGTACCGTACCCAATCGTCTGGTGTCAGGGATTGCCACCGCTTACGTCGAGCTGTTCCGCAACGTGCCGCTGCTGGTGCAGCTGTTCATCTGGTACTTCCTCGTGCCAGACCTGCTCCCTGAAGGCCTGCAGGAGTGGTTCAAGCAGGACCTCAACCCAACCACCTCGGCGCTGATCAGCGTGGTCATCTGCCTGGGCCTGTTCACCGCCGCCCGTGTCTGCGAGCAAGTGCGTACCGGTATCCAGGCGCTGCCCCGTGGCCAAGAGTCGGCCGGCCGCGCGATGGGCTTCAGCCTGCCGCAGATCTACATGAACGTGCTGCTGCCCCAGGCCTACCGGATCATCATTCCGCCGCTTACTTCGGAATTCCTGAACGTGTTCAAGAACTCCTCGGTAGCCTCGCTGATCGGCCTGATGGAGCTGCTGGCGCAGACCAAGCAGACCGCCGAGTTCTCGGCGAACCTGTTCGAGGCATTCACCCTGGCCACGCTGATCTACTTCACCCTGAACATGGGCCTGATGCTGCTCATGCGCATGGTCGAGAAGAAAGTCGCGGTACCCGGCCTGATTTCCGTGGGAGGCAAGTAAATGGACATGGATTTCAGTGAAATCATCCCGGCCCTGCCCGCCCTTTGGGACGGCATGGTCCTGACCCTGCAACTGATGGTCATGGGCGTGGTCGGCGGTATCGCCCTGGGCACCATCCTCGCCCTGATGCGCCTGTCGTCGAACAAGCTGCTGGCCAATATCGCCGGCACCTACGTCAACTACTTCCGCTCCATCCCCCTGCTGCTGGTGATCACCTGGTTCTACCTGGCGGTGCCGTTCGTGCTGCGCTGGATCACCGGCGAAGACACCCCGGTGGGCGCGTTCACCTCCTGCGTCGTGGCCTTCATGATGTTCGAGGCGGCCTACTTCTGCGAAATCGTCCGCGCCGGTGTGCAGTCGATCTCCAAGGGCCAGATGGGCGCCGCGCAGGCGCTGGGCATGAGCTACGGCCAGTGCATGCGCCTGATCATCCTGCCCCAGGCGTTTCGCAAGATGACCCCGCTGCTGCTGCAACAGAGCATCATCCTGTTCCAGGACACCTCGCTGGTCTACACCGTCGGCCTGATCGACTTCCTCAACTCGGCTCGCTCCAACGGCGACATCATTGGGCGCTCCCACGAGTTCCTGATCTTCGCCGGTGTCGTCTACTTCCTCGTCAGCTTCTCCGCTTCCTGGCTGGTCAAGCGCCTGCAAAAAAGGATCACCGTATGATTTCCATCAAGAACGTCAATAAATGGTACGGGGACTTCCAGGTACTGACCGACTGCAGCACCGAGGTCAAGAAAGGTGAAGTGGTGGTCGTGTGCGGCCCGTCCGGGTCGGGCAAGTCGACACTGATCAAGTGTGTCAACGCCCTGGAGCCGTTCCAGAAAGGCGACATCATCGTCGACGGCACTTCCATCGCCGACCCAAAGACCAACCTGCCCAAGTTGCGTTCGCGGGTGGGCATGGTGTTCCAGCACTTCGAGCTGTTCCCGCACCTGTCGATCACCGAGAACCTGACCATCGCCCAGCGCAAGGTACTCGGCCGCAGCGAAGCGGAAGCCACCAAGAAAGGCCTGGCTTTGCTCGACCGCGTTGGCCTTGGCGCCCACGCCAAGAAGCACCCTGGCCAACTGTCAGGCGGCCAGCAGCAGCGCGTGGCGATCGCCCGTGCCCTGTCGATGGACCCGATCGTCATGCTGTTCGACGAACCGACCTCGGCGCTGGACCCGGAAATGGTCAACGAAGTCTTGGACGTGATGGTCGAACTGGCCCACGAAGGCATGACCATGATGTGCGTGACCCACGAGATGGGCTTCGCCCGCAAGGTCGCCAACCGGGTGATCTTCATGGACAAGGGCAACATCATCGAGGATTGTCAGAAGGAAGACTTCTTCGGTAATCCCGAGGGCCGCCACGAGCGTACCCAGCACTTCCTCAGCAAGATCCTGCAACACTAAGTCGGCCACAGTGACGCTGCCCGGCCACCTGCCGGGCAGCGGAAGCTGGTCGTAACAAGGCCACTGTGATGAAATGCGACCCTTCGCTCCTTCGCCCCGCCCAGCCCACCGTGAAAACCCGCCTGATTCGCCAATTGCTCGTCCCGCCCCTGGTCATACTGCTGATGGTCGGCCTGGGTTTCGCGGGCTTCCTGATCAGCGAAAGCAACGGCATCCGCACCCTCAGCGAAAACGGCGAACGCCAGCTGGAGCTGCATGCGCGCACCGTCGAAAGCGAAATCAGCAAGTACACCTACCTGCCCAGCCTGCTCGAGCTGGAAGACAGCGTCTCGCGCCTGCTCACCGACCCTGACGCCGGTGACCGCCAGGCCGTCAACGAATACCTCGAAGGCCTGAACCGGCGCAGCCGCAGCCGGGCGATCTTCGTCCTCGATACCAATGGCCGGGTCCAGGCCACCAGCAACTGGCGCGATGCCGACTCTTTCCTCGGCGAGGATCTGGCATTCCGCGCCTACTTCCAGGTCGCCGTGCGCGGCGAGCCCGGGCGGTTCTACGGTATCGGCAGCACCACCGGCGAGGCGGGCTACTACCTGGCCCACGGCCTGGAGGAACACGGCAAGATCATCGGCGTGGCCGTGATCAAGGTGCGGCTCGACACCCTCGAGGAGCGCTGGCAGCGTGCCCGCCTGGAGGCCTTCGTCAGCGACGAGAACGGCATCATCATCCTCTCCAGCGACCCGTCCCGGCGCCTGAAATCGGTGCGCCCGCTTAACCCGCAGATCAAGGAACGCCTGGCGCGCAGCCTGCAGTACTACTGGTGGCCGCTCAACGAGCTGCAACCGCTGGCACGGGAAACCCTCGCCGATGGCGTGGAGAAACTGACCTTCCCGGCCAACAGCGAGACCGAGCACGGCAAGCAGCGCGACGTCTCCTACCTGGCCCAGACCCGGCGCCTGGCCGACACGCCCTGGCACTTCACCCTGCTTACCCCTTTGCAGGACCTGCGCCGCGAGTCGATGGTGCAGGGCATCCTGGTCGGGGTGGCCTTCGCTCTGCTGGCGATCCTGGCCATCGCCTGGAATGAGCGACGTAAAGTGATCGCCACCCGCCTGGCGGCCCGCGAGGCACTGGAAGAGGCAAACAGCCAGCTGGAGCGCAAGATCACCGAGCGCACCGCCGACCTGCGCGCCAGCAACGAACGCCTCAAGGGCCAGATCCGCGAACGCCGCCACGCCGAACAGACCCTGCGCCACGCCCAGGACGAACTGGTCCAGGCCGGCAAGCTGGCGGCCATCGGCCAGATGTCCACCAGCATCGCCCACGAACTCAACCAGCCGCTGGCGGCGTTGCGCACCCTGTCCGGCAACACGGTACGTTTCCTCGAACGCGGCGCACTGGAAACCGCCAGCGCCAACCTGCGCACCATGAACGACCTGATCGATCGCATGGGCCGCATCACCGCCAGCCTGCGCTCATTCGCCCGACGCGGCGACGACAGCGGCCAGGCCTCGCTGGAGAAGGCCGTGGAAGCCACGTTGCAGGTGCTGGCCAACCGCATCAGCGCCTGCCACCTGCAACTGCACCGGCAGTTCGACGACCCGCTGCTGGCCATCGACCAGACCCGCCTGGAACAGATCCTGGTCAACCTGATCGGCAACGCCCTCGACGCCATGGCCACCCAGCCCTTGCCTCAACTGTGGCTGGAAGGCGAGATCCAGGGCGACAAATACCGCCTACGGGTACTCGACAATGGCCACGGCATCGACGCCGAGGCGCGCAAGCACCTGTTCGAACCCTTCTTCACCACCAAACCGGGCGAGCATGGCCTGGGCCTCGGCCTGACCTTGTCGGCAAGCCTGGCCACCGCGGCCAAGGGTACACTGAGCGTCGAACACCCCAGCGGTGGCGGCACTGCTTTCGTCCTTGCCCTGCCCCTGGTCACGCCCCCTAGCGAATCGGCTGAGCCACTATGAAACAAGCACCTCTCACCGTCCTGATCGTCGAAGACGACCCGCACGTGCTGCTCGGCTGCCAGCAGGCGCTGGCCCTGGAAGACATCGCCTGTGAAGGCGTCGGCAGCGCCGAGCAGGCCCTCGAGCGCATCGGCGACGACTTCGCCGGCATCGTCGTCAGCGATATCCGCCTGCCGGGCATCGATGGCCTGGAGCTGCTCAACCGCCTCAAGGCCCGCGACCGCAGCCTGCCGGTGGTGCTGATCACCGGCCACGGCGATATCAACATGGCGGTAGGCGCCATGCGTAACGGCGCCTACGACTTCATGGAAAAGCCCTTCTCGCCGGAGCGCCTGGTCGACGTCGTGCGCCGCGCCCTGGAGCAACGCGGACTGTCCCGCGAGGTGTTCGCCCTGCGCCGCCAGTTGGCCGAGCAGAGCAGCCTGGAAGGGCGCATCATTGGCCGCTCGCCGGCCATGGAACACTTGCGCGAACTTATCGCCAACGTCGCAGATACCTCGGCCAACGTGTTGATCGAAGGCGAGACCGGCACCGGCAAAGAGCTGGTCGCCCGCTGCCTGCACGATGTCAGCCGCCGCCAGAACCAGCCGTTCGTGGCGCTGAACTGCGGTGGCCTGCCAGAGAACCTGTTCGAGAGCGAGATCTTCGGCCATGAGGCCAACGCCTTCACCGGCGCCGGCAAGCGCCGCATCGGCAAGATCGAGCACGCCAACGGCGGCACGCTGTTCCTCGATGAGGTCGAGAGCATGCCGATCAACCTGCAGATCAAGCTGCTGCGCGTTCTGCAGGAGCGCACCCTGGAGCGCCTGGGCTCGAACCAAAGCATACCGGTGGACTGCCGGGTGATCGCCGCGACCAAGGCCGACCTCGCCACCCTGGGCCAGAGCGGGCAGTTCCGCAGCGACCTGTACTACCGCCTCAACGTGGTGACGCTCGAGTTGCCGCCACTGC
This sequence is a window from Pseudomonas maumuensis. Protein-coding genes within it:
- a CDS encoding glutamate/aspartate ABC transporter substrate-binding protein, with the translated sequence MRIVRQLLGAAIAAAVIASPVMAEELTGTLKKIKDSGTITLGHRDSSIPFSYLAGKPEPVGYSHDIQLAVVEALKKQLGTDIKVKYNLVTSQTRIPLVQNGTVDLECGSTTNNVERQQQVGFSVGIFEVGTRLLTKVKDGQPSYKDFADLAGKNVVTTAGTTSERILKAMNADKQMKMNVISAKDHGEAFNMLESGRAVAFMMDDALLAGEMAKAKKPADWVITGTPQSYEIYGCMVRKDDAAFKKAVDEAIVAYFKSGEVNKSYDKWFQQPIPPKGLNLQFPMSDELKQLIAEPTDKAADEKKS
- a CDS encoding sensor histidine kinase yields the protein MKCDPSLLRPAQPTVKTRLIRQLLVPPLVILLMVGLGFAGFLISESNGIRTLSENGERQLELHARTVESEISKYTYLPSLLELEDSVSRLLTDPDAGDRQAVNEYLEGLNRRSRSRAIFVLDTNGRVQATSNWRDADSFLGEDLAFRAYFQVAVRGEPGRFYGIGSTTGEAGYYLAHGLEEHGKIIGVAVIKVRLDTLEERWQRARLEAFVSDENGIIILSSDPSRRLKSVRPLNPQIKERLARSLQYYWWPLNELQPLARETLADGVEKLTFPANSETEHGKQRDVSYLAQTRRLADTPWHFTLLTPLQDLRRESMVQGILVGVAFALLAILAIAWNERRKVIATRLAAREALEEANSQLERKITERTADLRASNERLKGQIRERRHAEQTLRHAQDELVQAGKLAAIGQMSTSIAHELNQPLAALRTLSGNTVRFLERGALETASANLRTMNDLIDRMGRITASLRSFARRGDDSGQASLEKAVEATLQVLANRISACHLQLHRQFDDPLLAIDQTRLEQILVNLIGNALDAMATQPLPQLWLEGEIQGDKYRLRVLDNGHGIDAEARKHLFEPFFTTKPGEHGLGLGLTLSASLATAAKGTLSVEHPSGGGTAFVLALPLVTPPSESAEPL
- a CDS encoding amino acid ABC transporter permease, with protein sequence MDMDFSEIIPALPALWDGMVLTLQLMVMGVVGGIALGTILALMRLSSNKLLANIAGTYVNYFRSIPLLLVITWFYLAVPFVLRWITGEDTPVGAFTSCVVAFMMFEAAYFCEIVRAGVQSISKGQMGAAQALGMSYGQCMRLIILPQAFRKMTPLLLQQSIILFQDTSLVYTVGLIDFLNSARSNGDIIGRSHEFLIFAGVVYFLVSFSASWLVKRLQKRITV
- a CDS encoding amino acid ABC transporter ATP-binding protein; this translates as MISIKNVNKWYGDFQVLTDCSTEVKKGEVVVVCGPSGSGKSTLIKCVNALEPFQKGDIIVDGTSIADPKTNLPKLRSRVGMVFQHFELFPHLSITENLTIAQRKVLGRSEAEATKKGLALLDRVGLGAHAKKHPGQLSGGQQQRVAIARALSMDPIVMLFDEPTSALDPEMVNEVLDVMVELAHEGMTMMCVTHEMGFARKVANRVIFMDKGNIIEDCQKEDFFGNPEGRHERTQHFLSKILQH
- the glpD gene encoding glycerol-3-phosphate dehydrogenase, with translation MSQPVSSQPPLHDCYDLAVIGGGINGVGIAADAAGRGLKVFLCEKDDLAQHTSSASSKLIHGGLRYLEHYEFRLVREALAEREVLLAKAPHIVKPMRFVLPHRPHLRPAWMIRAGLFLYDHLGKRKHLGASRGLRFGPGYPLKPAISRGFEYADCAVDDARLVVLNAMAAREKGAHIHTRTRCLRAERVDGLWQVELQHADGSVQTLRARALVNAAGPWVASFIKDDLKLDAPYGIRLIQGSHLIVPRLYEGEHAYILQNEDQRIVFCIPYLDRFTLIGTTDREYSGDPAKVAITEQETDYLLKVVNEHFNHQLSHTDILHTYSGVRPLCNDESDNPSAVTRDYTLALSAAENEAPLLSVFGGKLTTYRKLAESAMAELQPFFTQMHGSWTAGAPLPGGENMTTAPALVEALVARHAWLPLDIAKRWATTYGSRVWRLLEGVDSPEDLGQSMGGGLFTREVDYLCAEEWATTAHDILWRRTKLGLFTSSTEQQALSDYLAQANKAQIRAA
- a CDS encoding sigma-54-dependent transcriptional regulator, producing MKQAPLTVLIVEDDPHVLLGCQQALALEDIACEGVGSAEQALERIGDDFAGIVVSDIRLPGIDGLELLNRLKARDRSLPVVLITGHGDINMAVGAMRNGAYDFMEKPFSPERLVDVVRRALEQRGLSREVFALRRQLAEQSSLEGRIIGRSPAMEHLRELIANVADTSANVLIEGETGTGKELVARCLHDVSRRQNQPFVALNCGGLPENLFESEIFGHEANAFTGAGKRRIGKIEHANGGTLFLDEVESMPINLQIKLLRVLQERTLERLGSNQSIPVDCRVIAATKADLATLGQSGQFRSDLYYRLNVVTLELPPLRERREDILQLFEHFLQQSALRFDREAPALDSQTLSQLMAHDWPGNVRELRNVAERHALGLPAFKKNTSGGASQGLGFAEAVEAFERNLLSDALQRTGGNLSQASQELGMAKTTLFDKVKKYGLG
- a CDS encoding amino acid ABC transporter permease; this translates as MNYNWDWGVFFKSTGVGSETYLDWYITGLGWTIAIAISAWIIALLLGSLLGVMRTVPNRLVSGIATAYVELFRNVPLLVQLFIWYFLVPDLLPEGLQEWFKQDLNPTTSALISVVICLGLFTAARVCEQVRTGIQALPRGQESAGRAMGFSLPQIYMNVLLPQAYRIIIPPLTSEFLNVFKNSSVASLIGLMELLAQTKQTAEFSANLFEAFTLATLIYFTLNMGLMLLMRMVEKKVAVPGLISVGGK
- the glpR gene encoding DNA-binding transcriptional repressor GlpR, whose amino-acid sequence is MNLPPRQQQILELVRERGYVSIEEMAQLFVVTPQTIRRDINQLAEANLLRRYHGGAAYDSSIENTAYAMRADQMRDEKQRIAEAVARQIPDHASLFINIGTTTESIARALLNHNQLKVITNNLHVAAILAAKDDFEVLVAGGTVRRDGGVVGQASVDFINQFKVDFAVVGISGIDEDGSLLDFDYQEVRVSQAIIANARQVLLAADSSKFGRNAMVRLGSISLVDCLVTDQAPSPALTQLLNQHKIRLDVV